Proteins encoded together in one Xiphophorus maculatus strain JP 163 A chromosome 13, X_maculatus-5.0-male, whole genome shotgun sequence window:
- the dnal1 gene encoding dynein light chain 1, axonemal, with protein sequence MAKATTLKEALNKWEEKNGEKANEAKEVKLYGLIPPIEKMDNSLNALGLCEKLSLATNAIEKIANLNALKNLKILSLSRNNIKSLVGLESVGDTLVELWISYNLVDKLKGISSLHKLKVLYMSNNLVKEWAEFVRLADLPSLVDLVFNGNPLQEKHATEGSWMDEASKRLPNLKKLDGIPIIKEVDE encoded by the exons ATG GCCAAGGCAACCACCTTGAAAGAAGCTTTAAACAAATGG GAAGAGAAGAACGGGGAGAAAGCAAATGAGGCTAAAGAAGTTAAACTGTACGGTCTGATTCCCCCTATAGAGAAGATGGATAACTCTCTCAATGCATTGGGCCTCTGCGA GAAGCTGTCTCTGGCCACAAACGCTATTGAGAAAATAGCCAATCTCAACGCCCTCA AGAACTTGAAGATACTTTCATTAAGcagaaataacataaaaagtCTTGTAGGGTTG GAGAGTGTTGGAGACACTTTGGTGGAGTTATGGATTTCCTATAATTTAGTAGACAAACTGAAAGGCATCAGCTCCTTGCATAAACTGAAAGTCCTCTACATGTCCAACAACCTTGTTAAAGAATGGG CAGAGTTTGTGAGGCTTGCTGACCTGCCCAGCTTGGTGGATCTGGTTTTTAATGGAAACCCGCTGCAGGAGAAACATGCCACGGAGGGAAGCTGGATGGACGAAGCCTCCAAAAGGCTTCCAAATCTAAAGAAACTAGACG GAATTCCCATCATCAAGGAGGTGGACGAATAA